The following is a genomic window from Aquila chrysaetos chrysaetos chromosome 2, bAquChr1.4, whole genome shotgun sequence.
CTTTTGCTGAGGTCCTGCCATATGAACAGCTCGCTCCTGGCTTGCTTACTGCTTCTCGACAGTCTACCCtacaactgaaatatttaaaaactaaatccAAAGGGAAACTTAAAACAACCATTTTATTCAATTATTGAAGTAACCTAGAAAAAGTGAAGCATTACAACGTAAATGGTATTTCTGAACATGTATTGGTCTACATTGGGTAGGTCTATGAAGGCACTTAGAAGAACCAACAAGCATGAACAGATCAATTCTAGCATATTCTTCTAATATAAATACTAAAAGACATGCATTGAGGCAGtggtgaaaatacagaattctcTCCTGGAAAAACTTCAATGCCTTTGCCATATCACGTAACTGTTCTGCACACTTTTGGAGCACACAGTGTCTCTGTCTTCAGGGCTGTAGATTACTTAGACCCAGCAAGATACTGCATGCAAAGCTCCCCATAGGCGCTTATTTTTAGGATAAAAGGACCCGTTGGTCAGATTgtcaaaactattaaaaattaatccattcttcttccaataaaataaaacatttgagtaagaaagctacattttaaatttgGTTGCATAGGCAAGAGTTAGAGTAATGGCCTAAGATTCACAGGACCATTCTTTTTTGTCATCTATCAatgttttccactttttaaaaaaatacagtagtaaAGACTTGAGGTATAACTTCAAAAATACTTGATCATCTTTTGCAGGAAAGTAGGTCGCTTCATTGGCCTTGGTTAAGGGCTTTCCCCCCTTAGTTGTATGCAGTGACAGTTTTCTGGGTCTGAAGTTCTTTTGGGTGCAAGGATTGATGTTTCTCGAAATAGCAGTTACTATTTccttgctgcagaaagaaatggataTCTTTAGCATGTCAAGCACATAACAGCTGTCAGACAATCAAGAGGGGGTAggttttgttgtgtgttttACCTCCAGGGCAGTAGGGATAAACTGCAGTTATTCCATAGAGATGTGATCGCTGCTCTGGAAGATACTCATCGGTAAAGGAGCCAGTTTCTTTATCAATAGCTATCACACCGTCCCTGGTGATAAAAGGGGGAGAAGTGCTTTACTCATCTATgaaacttgggtttttttcccccacctacGTGCATTTAAGAACAGAGGCAGCTAAAAGGATTGATCTGAACACCTGCagaacaagtggaaaaaaatttgcCCCATAAGATCTATATCCAGCTCCTTCAGTGCATTTCTCTTTGGTGATGCAGAGTCACAGAGACAGCCTTCCAAGGAGAGATTATCTCCCTGAGGGTCTCCTCCAAGTGTGGCAAGCACTTAAGTGTTTGTTGTAATCTGTTGAGATTTGATTGAAGTTTTGAGAGCTTCCAGCTGGAGTGGGAATGGAGGTGAGTTCCTGAGGCCGAAGGCCTTggggggtggaggagagggaacaACTGAGGACAGAATCTTTTCTTTGACTTAATCTAGATTTAGAAACTTGTGccaagttttatttaaagaaaaaaaaacagcaaaaaaccaccACTCTTTCTGTCCCTCCCAGGAAGCTGGGGCTGTTTCTAAACAACCATCCTGCGCTGAGATTTACAAGCGGGAGTTGCTGACCGTGGCACTGCAGGAGACCCAAGAGAGGGCTCTGGTGAGGTGCCAGGACTCGGGACcggggagcaggctggggacagcgtttgtttttcctccctctggCTCAAAGCCCCTCCAAGCCACTCGCTAGCACGACTGAGGCAGGGAGTAGGGGAGGCTGGCTCCTGGCCGCTTAGGGCAGCGGAGCCCTAGGAACTGCTCGCTCAGTGTTCGGGGCCGCGGGAGggagcaggttttctttccttaccGTCTCCAGTCCGTGTGGTAGAAGTGATTGGCATAACTGATGATGCTGAAAGGGTAGTTGAGGTTGTTCTGTACGATGCGCCGGCCTGCGCCGTCAGGAAATACGCACTCCAGGTGCTTTGTTCCTTTTCAAACACAAGACAGTTACTAGGtcacaaccccccccccccccccgccaaacgTATTCTTTGTATTCACCAAATTTTGAAACGGCTTCTCAGCCTAAGGATGTAGAAGCAACTCATGCTGTGAGTCCCCTTGACCCCGTCACACCAAGTCCTTTGGGGCAGGACAGTGGAAAGGGGCAGAGAAGCCTACAGGCGGCAATGGGCTAAAGACAGATAGAGCTGGTTTTCCCCTCGAGGCTTAGTGTGTCGTAGTCTGGTCCGTCCTCGGTGAAGTTACCTGCGTCTGCCCAACAGAGCAGCTTGGAGAAGGGGTCGAATGTCAGGCCGTTGGGCAAGCCGATGTCCTTATTCACCAGGACCCTCCTGTTGGCTCCGTTGACAGTGGAAGTTTCGATTTTGGGTGCTTCACGATTCCAGTCCGTCCAATAAAGGTTGCTTGGGAAATAATTGTGTAATGAACAAACAGGACACGCAACAGTAAGGAGTGGTAGGAGATGATCGGCTTTCTCTTTGTTACTGGTTCTTGTCAGGAGAGAGGCCTGGTTTTCCCCTTAATAATGTCTGAAATAAATCTtaatttgatttgaaaaaatctttaaaagaaaaccagaatgaTGTCAAACATGTTTACAACCCAAACCGTAGCTCCTGGACGAGGGCGAGTCTTAGGAGTAGCACATTTTGTATCGCAACAGCACCCCAGAGGCACAGCTTGTGTTTTCAAACGCCAGGCGCgtttcaaagcttttaaaaataatgtacaTCTTGATACTGAAACAGCAGGTTTAGCCAAATCctgaattattaaataaaagaggAGGTAGGGAACAGAGCCAATCCCTCCTACGGGGTGTGCAACGTAGGAGAGCTGCTCCCAGGGTCAGGATGGGGCCTTGGCACCCCCACGTGTGTCCCACTCTTGCACCTTGCAAAGCCCTGCCTGCAAATCCCTCTGGAAACGCTGCCTGCTCACCCTCGGACGGGATCCACCGCGATGGCCCGGGGGTTGACGAGCTCCGTGTCGAAGAGCACCCGCCGCTCCGAGCCGTCCAGCCGGGCTCTCTCGATCTTATCCAGGCCGCTGTCGGTCCAGAACATGGCTCGGCGCAGGTGGTCCACCGCCAGCCCCTCGGGGCTGATGAGCCCTGCCGGAGGGACAGATGTGGTCAGCGGCCGGGGACGTGCTGCTCCTGGACCCGTCACGGTCCCACGACCCACAGCCAAGGGATGTGAGCGCAGATGGAGGACCCCCCCAAAGCAGGACAGCCCCAGAGCCGCCGCGATGGGCGCGAACTTGGCTTGGACCCGCTGAGGTGGCTTTGGGCAGGTGTCACCGGTGATGGGAGCACACCTGAGTTGATAACGGTCTCCGGCTCAGCGCCTGGCTCCAGACTCGCCCGGCTTATGGTCCGGCCGGCCACATCAGTCCAATAGATCGTCTTCTCCCGGCAGTCGTAGTCGATCCCCACCACGATGGAGCCCTGCCAGGGTTGGGAGAGGGACATGGAGTGAAATCCTGCCTGGACCACGGCCAAGAGGCTCAGTGAGCACTCTTATCTCTCCAGCCtgcagtgggagctgcctggggcaCTCTGCAAGGTGCAGCAATGGGGAATGACGCTCAAATCCCTTTTCCCCGGGCAAAACCCAACACCGATGGGCTCCTACTGCACAACCCCCCAGCTGAACCCTACAGCGGAGGTTTTTTAGGCCAGCTGTCGCAGGCACACACCCACGTCCAGATGGGTGTTAAAAAACCCTTCGGCTCAAGGAGCGACTGCTCCAACAGCAAAGCCAGCCCGAGGAATGACCTTCAGGCTGGGGAAAGGGAATTCTTGGCGAGGTGTTTCAGTTCCCCAGGGTGCAGGGAGGGTCATGGCCCAGCTTTTAGCGTTCCTCTCCCTCGGTCTGGCCTGGCTGGAGATGATGCACGTGGCCACGCTCCAAGAGGAGTCCgaggaagggaaaaggcaaGTTTGCAGTAGAGATGTGCAGCTGGCAGCCCGGGGCCCGTGACCGACGGCCAGGGGAGCTCTGCGAGCACCCGTGCTCCTCTTTGCAGGCAAACCCCTTGTCCGTGACCTGCCCCTCTACGGGGGGATACGGCCGGAGGAAGAGGCGAGACCGTTCTTCCTCCATCTCAGCGCCAAGGCAGCCGGCACAGCCAACCTCAACCTTCAAGCGGTGACCCCTCAAACCATCGCGGCTCGGACAAGAGTGATCCAGGGAGATGCGAAACGCGGAGTCGCAGCATCAGCCCGTCCCTAACTCCCTCCCTCCGGTGGTCTCCCACCCCCCctcgcccggccccggcgctggAGATGATACTGTACGTGGAGGGAGAGCAGGGTCTTCgcctcctccttctgcagccGCGTGCCGTTGAGCGGGAGGTAGCCGATTTGCTGTCCCTGAGCGTAGAGCAGAAAGGTCCCCGTGGCCGGTGGGGACACGTCTGGCCGGGGCGAGGGCCGGACGCTGGGCGGCGCGACGCTGGGGAGACCTGGTGCCGTAATGGGGGGGGGACGGAGACGACGACAGGGAGAGAGATGGCTCGGGGAGCATCGGGCCCCTCGGCTCTGCACCCGAGCGAGAACGGGGTGCAGCACCAGGAGCCTGTGCTGCGCTAGGAGGGAGGGGTGTCACACTTGGGGTGCCGAGGTCTTACATGGCGGGGTGCTGCCGGGCTCCGAGCGCGTGCCCTGGATCTCCCTGCCGCTCTCATCCACGCACCAGCAGTACCCGCTGTCCCCGTGGCACTGCAGCGGGGTGAAGTCTCCCCCCGCGTCGCACTGCGGCACGTACTGGTCGCTGCGGGGGCTGCCCCCGTAGTGCTCCAGCAAGCTCTGCCGCCAGCGTTCGCACATGGTGCGGGGCCGCTCGGTGGGCTCTGGCACGGGGAGGGTGACGGTCACCCCCCCCGTGATGGACCCCGTGTGCAAGCTCGGGGGACTCGGGGCTTTGCTGGAGCCCCGGGTCCCCCTCTCCTTGGTGGGTGCCCCTCCACGCTCAGCATGCCGGAGGGGCACCACGGGACCGGGGTGCTATGGGGAGGGGATggcacccccccgccccgctcccccaaGCACTGACCTGGGCTCCCGCAGCGAGGGCGGCGTGCTGCCCGGAGCAGTCCGAGTGCCGGCGATCTCCTGCCCCGCGGCATCCACGCACCAGCAGTACCCGGTGCTGCCGTGGCATTGCAGGGGCCGGTACCGACCCTCCTCGTCGCACTGGGGCACGTGCCCGTCACCCACGGGCGAGGGTCCCGGCGGCGCTGCCCGTGGGTACAGCCGCTCGTGCTGGCAGGGCGTCAGCCGCTGCGTGCTCCCTTCCGCCGTCGGGAGAGCCAAAGCAACAGCGGAGTGAGGATGGAGGAAGGCACCCCAGGCAGAACCGGCGTGGAGGCGAACTGGGCAGCCTTACCGTGCGTGCACTGGAAGCCATCGCCCTCGTAGCCGGGCCGGCACCGGCAGGAGAAGGAGCCTGGCGTGTTGTAGCAGGTGGCGGCCGGGTGGCACGGGTTTTCGGCACACTCATCCACGTCTGTGCACGGGGAGGATGGGGATCAGCCGGGATGGAGAACCCCGGCGGCTGCCCGGTACGGCCACCCCGCGGTCCCTTCCCGCTCCCCCGTACCGGAGCAGTCGATGCCGTCGCCGGCGTACCCGGGGAGGCACTCGCAGGTGGGGTGGCCGCCGGCGTGGGACAGGCAGCGTGCCCGGTCCCCCGGCGCGCAGGGATGGGTCCCGTCCTCGCAGGGGTCGCTCGCCGGTGCCAACGCTGTGGGGACGCGGAGGGTGAAGGGGTGGCGGGGGGCGGCGAGCCCCGTGGGGCGCAGGAGCGAGGGGACCCCGAACCGCGGGGCCGGCACTTACGCACACACGCCTGCCCGTCCTCCGCCGGCCGGTACCCGCTGCGGCACTCGCACCGGTAGCTGCCCGGCACGTTCAGGCAGACGGTGAAGGGGCCGCACTGGCTCAGGCCCTCCGCGCACTCATCGACGTCTAGAGGAAGGGAGAGACGCCGGGCACCCCGGCGGTGGTGGGACACCCCCATTTTTGGGATCTGGCTGCTCctggcccggggagggggaTAACCTGCCCCACGCTGCCTGTCCCACGTCTACCGCTTCCTCCGTCCCCGCAATGCTCCCGGAGCGCTTCCCCGGgtgcccccagcaccctgcctcagtttccccccaTGATTCACCCATATTCTTGGTGGGAGCTCTTGAGACCGTGGGTGCTGCGATGCTGTGGCACGTCCCAGCACCCCAAACGGCAGCGGCCACCATGGTGCCCCATAGGGGATGGATGGGGTGCaccgggccccccccccaccgccacccCCTCGCACCCACCCACAGCCCCCACTCACCTCGGCAGCCCCGTCCGTCCGTGCGGTACCCGGCCGCGCACTTGCACGTGTACTCCATCCCCGCGCCGGGCTGGCAGCGCGCCGTGGCCTCGCACGCGTGCGTGCTGTCGTGGCACGGGTTCACCGAGGGATTCTCGGCATTGTCTGCGGGCAAAGGGGGGTGTTGGGTGGGGGAAAAAGACCTGGGAGACACGGGGAGCGGGGAACGACCGTTCCCACTTATATCTGACGTAGGCATCACCGCTGCGCTGCAGCACCCTCATCCCACGCAGTGGCACCTAGTGTGAcccccgctgcagcccccccccatcccagaAGCGCTACGGCTcaagctgcttaaaaaaaacaaaacaaaaaaaaaccccccaaacctctCTTTTGGCTGGTTTTGGGCAAAGCGAGCACGCTACAGCTTTGGGAACGGGCGGGAGACAGCAGCATCCCCCGGCGAGGGCTGGCACCCTGGGGTGGGCACCCCCGGGGTGGGTGCTGGAGCTTACCCGGTGCCAAGCCGATGCGAGCGGCCAGGGCGTAGCGCAGGACGTGTTCCTGGCCGTCGTAGAGGGCGAAGGCACGTGCCACGCTCAGCCGCTGCCGGGCGGGCAGGCGGGCGTACGGGCAACCGGCGAAGGTGATGTTCTGGCGCAGGCGGTAGGACAAGGTCTGGTTGGCGGTCCCCGCCGCCAGGACGTACTCCCGATGAGCGGAGGATGTCACGGCTGCCGGATGGTGAGAAAATtcccacaccccccccctcgGGGATGGGGGAGAAGCGGCTTCAGCGTCGATGTCTCTCGGATGTTGGGAACCGCGGTGGGGTGCGAGAAACCGAACCCGGGGCTGAGAACGGGCTCTTACCCGAGCTGGAGTAGTGGTAGAGCTCCTTGTAGGGAGTGATGTGGACAGTGACGTTCTCCGGGAGAAATGGCACCTGGCCCTGGATGTGTGTCTTAAGGCTTAAGTAATTGTCCGGCCCCAGGCCCTCGGCCGTCTGAGTGACGTGGACCATCTCCTCTCCGGGGTGGAAGGTCACCTCCAGGCTCTGGGTGAATTCGGCGCCTGGGCAGGAAAAGGGAACAGGCGGCATTCGGTCGTAGGATTTTTAGGGAATGCCTCCCCAAAGCATCATTCCCCGCGCCTCCGGCACACCCGCGAGGGCTCgcagcagggaggtgacagccagctgaacccgggggggggggtgatcGGAGGAGCCGTGGGGATACCCCGAACCCCCCGTCGCCTCCCAGTGCCACCCCAGCAGGAGCCGCGTCCCTCGGAGCAACGGGACTCGGTGGCACATCCCACCTCCCCGCTTACCGGTGATGCTGAAGCCGTTCTCGGAGCCGGGCTCCTCCAGGGCGAAGAGCCAGGCGAAGAGCCCGCCGACgggcaggaggggcaggagggcacGGGCAGCGGGCTGGGGCACCCCGCTGATGGCCGCGTAGGCTCGGCCGTCGCTGCCCACGATGTAAGCGTGCAGGTCGACGTCCTGGAAGCGGACGGATGCCCGTCCCACCGTCAGGCTCCCGCTCACCTTCCCGTTGAGGCGATGCACGGCCCCTGGGCAGGGAGACGGGCACCCCTGGCAGCGGCCACCCAGGCAGGGGGTAcccgtccccgccgcccgccccgcgtACCTTCGGGCAGGCACTGCCGCCCGTTGCCGTAGTAGGTGGCCCGGCAGTGGCAGCAGATGCCGGTGGCGTAGTCGGTGCAGAAGGCGTGCGGGGAGCAGCGCCCGTGGTGCCGGGCGCACGTCTCCTGGCTGGCCGCGCTGTAGGTGAACACTGGGGCCAAGGGGAAAGGGTTGGGGACACGGTGACAAAGCCACCCCTcacgggggtgggggggggggtagccACCTTGCCTCCTCGGCCCCAAAAACATCGCGGGGAGACAGGCCAGCTGGCAGTGGCGGTTCCCAAGAAAGCTGCCCGGGATGCATAGGGGAGGCTGAGGGGTTTGAACCTGTTGCCTGATTTCAGGCAGATCTGACAGAAGGCAAGAGATCGAGTTCCTGCGTATTTTTGGGAGACAGCCGGCCGGGGATGGGGCTTTGCTCCCCCAGGCACGTGCCACGGCGGCTcggtgatgggggggggggggggcggcagggccAGCCCTGGTCCCACGCAGGGACCTGTCCCCTCGATCTTCCCTCCCTTGCAACGTGGGGCAGAGCAGCGACAAACCCAGCGGGCAGGGACGTATGGCTCCGGCAGCCCCTCGGCAGCAGGATTTGGCTGGGAAGAGAGGAGCTGGAAgggcagcagctttgcaggagcGATGCCAGCCCACGCtagctccagccccagctgctcgGGAAAAGACGAGCTTCCAGCAGAGAGGCCTTTTTTAGGGAGCCACCCGCCACGAGACATCCCCGTTCGGTCATCGGAGGGGCTGCGGCCACTCACCGTCGGGGTTAAAATGCACGTCTTCCTCCACGCCGACGCCGTGATGCCCGGAGCTGTAGGAAGAAGGGTTGGCGGAGTAGCTCCGCCGGGCACCACCACCGTCTCCATCGGGATGCAGCCGACGGCTCCGTTCCTGCCCCGGGGACGCGGGCAGCCGCTCGGGGACGATACCCGGTGGCCGGCGTCCGTGGTCGGGATGCGGTGACGCGGCCTCCGAGCCGCGCTGAGCCTGCAGCTCCGCGGACGCGTGGTCGGCGCGGCCGTAGAGCGCGCGGTTGTAGTCGCCGGTGCCGGGGCCGTGACGCGCGGGGCTCTGCGGCACGCCGGGGCCGGattccccgccgccccccggtTCCACGTGATCCAGGGGGGCCGCGCTGCCCACGTGGAAGACCCACACGCCGGGTACCCCCGCGTTGCTCTCCCTGCAGGACGGCAGCGCGCGTGTACGTCCATCACGGCCGAGGTGGGAAACCCACCCCAAAGGTACCGACCCCGCTCCGCACCGcccctcccagcaccccaaaTGCAGCTCCCGTGCACGTGGGGCCGAGCCCCCCCGATGCAGCCCATCACCCCCAACTCGCTCCCCTCATTCTTCCAGCCTTTAAAAGGCTCCGGGGGGCTGGGAGAAGGTGACCCCgctccccctgcccgccccgcaCGGCCCCCCCCGGTACCACGCACCGCTCCAGGTGCCTCAAAGCCTGCTCGCTGCTGGCCAGGCTGTGGAAAAGCCCGTCCCTCTTGGGATCGTCGCCGTCCCCCCGGCTGAAGCCCACCCTGGCCGGCAGCTCCAGCTGGACGTTGTAGGATTCTTTGGGCCGTGTCCCCAAGAACTGGAGGCCACCGTTGGGGTAGAGGAAGATGGCGTAAGTGTCCTCATCGTCGTAGGCTATGACCGCCTGGAAGGTGTTGAGCTGCCAAAGGGAGAGCAGGACAGAACGGACATCACGGAGGGGCAGGACCCCAGCGGAGGACCGAGACAGGGAAGGGGACCGGGGATGCGACAGCCACCTCCCCGCACACAGCAGTGGACGTAAGCACCCCAAAAGAACCCTCCGTCGGCCTGCAGACAACTCCTGGGGAAGAACAGGAGCCGGGGCTGCTCGCGCGTGGCCAAACCCCAGTGCAAGGTGCGGGGAAGATGCTCAGCATCCTCCACGGGAGCCCGTGACACAGCCAGGTCACCCCCTCTCAGCTGCATCGGTGCAGGAGCGTCCCTTGGAGCTGTCAC
Proteins encoded in this region:
- the NID2 gene encoding LOW QUALITY PROTEIN: nidogen-2 (The sequence of the model RefSeq protein was modified relative to this genomic sequence to represent the inferred CDS: deleted 1 base in 1 codon), yielding MRGVATVTVVVTVLAVGTALPRPGLLPYGPTRGDARLRPGDDESSPGVPLRRALRLYGRAARRLYVGTNGVISTQDFPRETQYVDDDFPTDFPVIAPFLADLDTSGDRGNIYYRQDNSPDVLDQAAGYIQAGFPRTAGSFVPTNAFVATWEDVGAYQELSQDTEPSKKLNTFQAVIAYDDEDTYAIFLYPNGGLQFLGTRPKESYNVQLELPARVGFSRGDGDDPKRDGLFHSLASSEQALRHLERESNAGVPGVWVFHVGSAAPLDHVEPGGGGESGPGVPQSPARHGPGTGDYNRALYGRADHASAELQAQRGSEAASPHPDHGRRPPGIVPERLPASPGQERSRRLHPDGDGGGARRSYSANPSSYSSGHHGVGVEEDVHFNPDVFTYSAASQETCARHHGRCSPHAFCTDYATGICCHCRATYYGNGRQCLPEGAVHRLNGKVSGSLTVGRASVRFQDVDLHAYIVGSDGRAYAAISGVPQPAARALLPLLPVGGLFAWLFALEEPGSENGFSITGAEFTQSLEVTFHPGEEMVHVTQTAEGLGPDNYLSLKTHIQGQVPFLPENVTVHITPYKELYHYSSSAVTSSAHREYVLAAGTANQTLSYRLRQNITFAGCPYARLPARQRLSVARAFALYDGQEHVLRYALAARIGLAPDNAENPSVNPCHDSTHACEATARCQPGAGMEYTCKCAAGYRTDGRGCRDVDECAEGLSQCGPFTVCLNVPGSYRCECRSGYRPAEDGQACVPLAPASDPCEDGTHPCAPGDRARCLSHAGGHPTCECLPGYAGDGIDCSDVDECAENPCHPAATCYNTPGSFSCRCRPGYEGDGFQCTHGSTQRLTPCQHERLYPRAAPPGPSPVGDGHVPQCDEEGRYRPLQCHGSTGYCWCVDAAGQEIAGTRTAPGSTPPRCGSPEPTERPRTMCERWRQSLLEHYGGSPRSDQYVPQCDAGGDFTPLQCHGDSGYCWCVDESGREIQGTRSEPGSTPPCLPSVAPPSVRPSPRPDVSPPATGTFLLYAQGQQIGYLPLNGTRLQKEEAKTLLSLHGSIVVGIDYDCREKTIYWTDVAGRTISRASLEPGAEPETVINSGLISPEGLAVDHLRRAMFWTDSGLDKIERARLDGSERRVLFDTELVNPRAIAVDPVRGNLYWTDWNREAPKIETSTVNGANRRVLVNKDIGLPNGLTFDPFSKLLCWADAGTKHLECVFPDGAGRRIVQNNLNYPFSIISYANHFYHTDWRRDGVIAIDKETGSFTDEYLPEQRSHLYGITAVYPYCPGARK